The Spinacia oleracea cultivar Varoflay chromosome 2, BTI_SOV_V1, whole genome shotgun sequence DNA segment TGCAAATATTGGCAAACTGCCATCCGAAGTGTCTCAGATTTTGGATCCCTTTTGTTTTTATTAAGGATAATATCAAGGAGATGAGTAAGTGATTATTATACTCAATCTTAATACTGGAACATATCCAACCAGTACTCGCATCGAATTCGGATTAGCTCTAAGAGTGAACcaggtgctaacaccaaaacaaaaacaaaaaaaatcaatcacAATATCATTAGagttatgagaaaatttaaatgtttaacgTTAATATTGAAGTATTTATTCAAGTCTAAGAATATTACAAAGTCAATAATTTTCTAAATAAGAATATATCCTATAATAATATCTATACAAATATAGAAGATTGTGATTGATTAATATCAACCActtacaaaaaaacaaaaaaaaaaaaaaaaaaaagaaaagaaaacaaagatAGGAAACTAGGAAAAGAAAACCCCATAATTAGTAGCTCGTTGAGCAAGATTGTGGGCATATTGGACTCGATCACGATCCAGCTCAGTAAAGTTTGTGAAAATAGAAACAGACATTATGGACCGGCACAGGCCCAGTCCATCCCATACAGGCAGGCTACTAATTAAATACTTTGTTATTCCTAGTAATCCAAAGGCATGTGGCTACTAAttaaacaaaaggtcttgcgcgcactgtacaataaatttattgtacaccaagataacttttacccattttttgtaactttaacctagttttgattaacttttatattagtaaaaaaacgttgatagataaacattttaaagagttaaatgattaattttatacattattaatgattttgaagaaataagttttattaaaatgaaaaaatttatcactaaagaatggataacttttacatatataagcttaacttttaagcattttgagttaacttttaatgtggtgtacaatatttattgtacaacccttgtaaataagaatttgtgctaACTAAATACTTTGTTCTTCCTAGTAATCCAAAGGCCTATAGGCTACTAATAAAATAAGGAAGTTTATCTCCTACTTGATCATCATGGCTTATAAACATCCGGATATACTCGTAGAGAATCCAACCTTGAATGGATGTCATGAGGTGTGTACGATTTGAATCAtcttttttaatataaattacGTTACCGCCGGTGTAGACTTGTTTGAGATGGAATGTTTTATAATAttgtatactccctctgtttcgaAATAATGGAAACAATTTATCTTTTCACGTTTGGCAATGTAAATGTTAGGTTATCaatatctctaattttgtaatcgtaaaaaattataaaaaattgatttttcgAAAGTACAatcgagacgaatcaaacaagatctcACACGACTATATATTCTTCTTcaccaattcttaaatggacttggtccacactaaatttattgtgacCCTGCCTTAAACTAAAGTCAAcaacttgttcctaatttattttgacattttattaagattattatgaaaaaaaatatcaaattagtaTCGTTGATACATGTtatgcttgaataatgtgattttaagtcacaattcgcttttaaaaaacatagggttactatacttcaaaaaatggttactatgtttaagaattttggtgtttaacttattatagttactatatgaataATAAAGGTCATTATGAGTGCAAAAAATGTGCTAGAGAAATCTATTGATTTAtgggtccacactaatattattgtggaccagatccacgcaagaataatccATTTTTCTTACCCATAAATCACAAATAATggtcaaaatttgaaatttgtgaaCAAAGAATGTATATAAAGAATGTATTCATTCGATCATCTCTAGAATTTAACATAAACTTGTTAACCTGAAACACTCCCTAACAATAGGCGGCTATAGTAATTAATACAGCACAAGGTTTCTACAAACTATATGTCTATATGCTACAACACCTCAACAATCTTCTTCACAATGTAATCGGAAAAAACACGCACGCAAGGTGTCGGATTTCTCGAGGTGGAAAAATCATGTACTtcgtaatatatatatagactATTAATTAAGACATTAACCCCGGCCCTATTGTACGTACTAAACCAATATAATGCATGCACAAGCCGCATTTGGTTCTTAACTTCCTACCTACCTGATAAGTGGTGAATGGTGAGTAGGATTAGATGGACAAAAGATAGTTCAAAGCTCAAAAGAGAAGTTACCACCAAAATCAAGCAACTCCTCTATGGGGAACTCAAAGTCATCCATCATGGGTGAATTCGTGACCGAGTTTGGACCCGAAACCGCTTCGGTGAACTCGGTTCCCGAGGTCTCTACGGTAAGACCAATATGGTTATATGGCAACACTTGAAGATAGTTAGACACCGAGGTTGTTGGTGAATCAAAATCCGAGCAATAGCTCATCAAGTAGCTCTCAATAGGATCAGGTTGTACCACTTGTAGATTTGCTGGGGTAAATGACAAGGAACGAAAATATTGGGCACGGTTTTCAGGTTCTTGCTCAGATTCTACTTTAAGTTCACCTTCTGGGCTTAGGCCCACATACACTTCTTGCTCTTTTGGGCTTGGAGGTGGTTGTTGTTCTGATTTCATTTGGGCTGGAATTATGTCATCGAATTGGGCCTGTGCTCCTTGGAAACAAGTATGTTCTCCTCTATACATGATTTGGTAAATGGATTCATCTCCGTCAGAACGTTGGACTTGCTTTGTTGCTGCACAACCTTTGGTGTGGCGATGAGTGCATCTGTAATATCCCCTGCATAATTTTAACACATTTCCAATCTTTTAGTCACGATAATACACATCGAATGTACGTTTAGAACTCAAAGGATAAAAGCAAATTTTTGAAAATATCAAATTTGGAAAGCATGTTGCTAAGGTAACTAACTGGTAAGTGGATGTTACCTTAATGATGGTAAGGTAACAAAAGTACGGTAAAGACTAAGCCAATGAAATGATGAATATAGCCAAACATAGTACAAGCTATATTAAAATACTGCCGTCCAAATAATGATGATTAGGATTTGTGAAATTGAAGTTCACCTACCAGGCTACCACCCAACCTTATCTCAAGAGATACAACAATATTACGGAGTAGAAAAAGTTAAAGAGTTTTAACTAAAATATTCCAACTTGTAAAAGTTAAAGAGTTAAAGAgctactttttttttactagtTGTTAGACTGTGCGCGGTCCCCCAAGATATTGAAATTAGTCCgtaaaataaaatc contains these protein-coding regions:
- the LOC110791260 gene encoding probable WRKY transcription factor 41, whose amino-acid sequence is MEEVMGFDRSAHLINELLQGMEFAKELRNRIMNPENKGCLSDDNDDQVALNNSLLEKMLSSFDKTITIAKLLHIQLPLHPSESPHSLTISSPISENSHPDDSPPSKRRRVMMRKWTKIVKMSSERGVEDGFSWRKYGQKDILGAKFPRGYYRCTHRHTKGCAATKQVQRSDGDESIYQIMYRGEHTCFQGAQAQFDDIIPAQMKSEQQPPPSPKEQEVYVGLSPEGELKVESEQEPENRAQYFRSLSFTPANLQVVQPDPIESYLMSYCSDFDSPTTSVSNYLQVLPYNHIGLTVETSGTEFTEAVSGPNSVTNSPMMDDFEFPIEELLDFGGNFSFEL